The Rhodocytophaga rosea genome has a segment encoding these proteins:
- a CDS encoding OmpA family protein, producing the protein MNRKTYTCAFLLFFSTMAFDAQDSWAQNAEIEKKIKKADAFLNIKDYAQALPLYLELDRTAPKDPQTSYAIGTCYFNMPGDILKSIPYFETALQSKDPNIPPRAYFNLGKAYHLNNDFDKAIEQFNYYKTVAKEAEKLAEATRQIQFCNNAKILSKAEAMVFVQNIGAPINTKYTEYGPVISADEKLLIYTTLKPGTPTASGAKAPEFEDILITNKLDNNWTTPKSIGINPPVVNNIRSNIGSVGLSPDGQKLLVYMGTTANTGDIYLSTLQGDKWQAPAKMGKEVNSNSQESSASLTPDEKVMYFASNRPGGIGGMDVYKVEKQASGEWGAPINLGPTINTPYDEEAPFIHPDKKTLYFSSDGHNSMGGDDIFKAIYDKGRWSAPVNMGVPINTPYNDSYFALSADGKKGYFSSDRPGGSGGQDIYFLGIPEEQGIVPLTMMKGKILAGVPAKAVRTKIKVVDKETQEIIKDVYNPNAKTGDYLIIFPPGKNYDMIIEAEGYKPYLVNIHVPNQNYFYELYQEILLNPVVGKNGEVVGQEISVKNAFYDVEKQGEAKAKQNNAEIYALMGNIMSASDSAALNSLLDVAYSEPVDMKTIAATEPSAGERYMFSDESGKLVPFVVGKDTLYTMAAVNTNDPVKKAANTRKEQITKETVLKPNQIYIVYFDTDKSNLKADAMPELEKVYDFLKKNPSFGVSISGHTDNVGTQDRNQLISENRAKEVAKYMVTKGISGARTLSKGYGQMDPLNNNATEDEKKKNRRVEITLVELKKAN; encoded by the coding sequence ATGAATCGTAAAACTTACACTTGTGCCTTCTTGTTGTTTTTTTCAACAATGGCATTTGATGCGCAGGATAGCTGGGCACAGAATGCAGAAATTGAGAAAAAAATTAAAAAGGCCGACGCTTTCTTAAACATCAAAGATTATGCGCAGGCGCTGCCCCTGTACTTAGAATTAGACCGTACAGCCCCCAAAGATCCTCAGACCAGCTATGCCATTGGTACATGTTATTTTAACATGCCAGGCGACATTTTAAAATCTATTCCTTACTTCGAAACTGCCCTTCAGAGCAAAGACCCGAATATTCCGCCCAGAGCTTATTTTAATCTGGGAAAGGCATATCACCTGAATAATGATTTTGATAAAGCTATCGAACAGTTTAACTATTACAAAACGGTAGCCAAAGAAGCCGAAAAACTGGCGGAAGCGACCAGGCAAATCCAGTTCTGTAATAATGCAAAAATACTTTCCAAAGCAGAGGCGATGGTTTTTGTGCAGAATATTGGCGCCCCTATCAACACCAAATACACTGAATATGGGCCGGTAATTTCTGCGGATGAAAAGCTGTTAATTTATACAACGCTTAAACCTGGCACCCCAACTGCTTCAGGTGCTAAGGCACCAGAGTTCGAGGATATTCTCATTACCAATAAACTAGATAACAACTGGACAACTCCTAAAAGTATAGGCATTAATCCTCCAGTTGTAAATAACATCAGAAGCAACATCGGTTCAGTAGGTCTTTCTCCGGATGGTCAGAAATTACTGGTGTATATGGGTACTACAGCTAACACAGGTGATATCTACCTCTCTACCTTACAAGGTGACAAATGGCAGGCTCCGGCTAAAATGGGCAAAGAAGTAAACTCTAATTCCCAGGAAAGCAGTGCCAGTCTTACTCCGGATGAGAAGGTAATGTATTTTGCCAGTAATCGTCCTGGTGGTATTGGAGGGATGGATGTTTACAAAGTAGAAAAGCAGGCCAGCGGAGAGTGGGGAGCACCCATTAACTTAGGTCCTACCATTAACACGCCTTACGACGAAGAAGCACCTTTTATTCACCCAGATAAAAAAACCTTATATTTTTCGTCAGATGGACATAATTCGATGGGCGGCGACGATATTTTTAAAGCCATTTATGATAAAGGCCGCTGGTCGGCTCCGGTAAACATGGGTGTTCCGATTAATACACCATATAACGACAGTTATTTTGCTTTGTCTGCCGATGGTAAAAAAGGCTATTTCTCCTCTGACCGTCCGGGCGGCTCAGGCGGACAGGATATCTACTTCCTGGGTATTCCGGAAGAACAAGGAATAGTGCCGCTTACGATGATGAAAGGAAAAATTCTGGCAGGGGTACCGGCTAAAGCGGTTCGCACCAAAATTAAAGTGGTAGACAAAGAAACGCAGGAGATTATTAAAGATGTATATAATCCGAATGCCAAAACCGGCGATTACCTGATCATTTTTCCTCCCGGCAAAAACTATGATATGATTATCGAGGCAGAAGGCTACAAGCCTTACCTGGTAAACATCCATGTACCCAACCAGAATTATTTCTACGAACTCTACCAGGAAATTTTGTTGAATCCGGTAGTTGGCAAAAATGGGGAAGTAGTAGGTCAGGAAATTTCGGTAAAAAATGCCTTTTATGATGTAGAGAAACAAGGCGAAGCCAAAGCCAAACAGAATAACGCTGAAATTTATGCCTTAATGGGTAATATTATGTCGGCATCGGATTCGGCTGCGCTAAATTCACTACTCGATGTAGCTTATTCTGAGCCAGTGGATATGAAAACGATTGCTGCTACCGAACCTTCTGCCGGAGAGCGTTATATGTTTTCGGATGAAAGTGGCAAACTGGTACCTTTCGTAGTAGGGAAAGATACTTTATATACTATGGCTGCTGTTAATACCAATGATCCGGTGAAAAAAGCAGCGAATACCAGGAAGGAGCAAATAACCAAAGAAACGGTTCTGAAACCCAACCAGATTTATATTGTTTACTTCGATACCGACAAATCCAATTTGAAGGCCGATGCTATGCCTGAACTGGAAAAAGTATATGACTTCCTGAAAAAGAACCCGAGTTTTGGCGTGAGTATTAGTGGCCATACGGATAATGTGGGTACACAAGACCGGAATCAACTTATTTCTGAGAACCGGGCTAAAGAAGTAGCAAAATATATGGTAACCAAAGGTATTTCGGGTGCCCGCACCTTATCAAAAGGGTATGGCCAGATGGACCCATTAAATAATAATGCAACTGAAGATGAGAAGAAAAAGAACCGCCGGGTAGAAATAACCCTGGTAGAGTTGAAAAAAGCCAATTAA
- a CDS encoding ArsR/SmtB family transcription factor, whose product MGVTKTENFTSQQNQLATYAKALAHPARIAIIEYLLKNQTCICGDLVDELPLAQATVSQHLKELKQVGILKGEVEGTSVCYCLNEQVWNEIKTALNGLFDLYVPAKNCC is encoded by the coding sequence ATGGGCGTAACCAAAACAGAGAATTTTACCAGCCAGCAAAATCAGCTGGCCACTTATGCCAAAGCACTAGCTCATCCGGCTAGAATTGCCATTATTGAATACCTGCTCAAAAACCAGACTTGTATCTGCGGTGATCTGGTGGATGAATTACCATTGGCACAGGCTACGGTTTCGCAACATTTGAAAGAACTCAAACAGGTTGGGATTTTAAAAGGCGAAGTAGAAGGAACCAGTGTTTGTTATTGCTTAAATGAGCAGGTATGGAACGAAATAAAGACAGCCTTAAATGGCTTATTTGATTTGTATGTTCCAGCCAAAAACTGTTGTTAA
- a CDS encoding arsenite methyltransferase: MQTSDQLKQIVKEKYSEIALQSKETNQTSCCGSGCCSPTDAIPFAEDYSSLAGYTEEADLGLGCGLPTQFAQIKPGDTVIDLGSGAGNDSFVARAETGAAGKVIGVDITEAMIAKARLNADKLGYNNVEFRLGDIENLPVADNLADVVVSNCVLNLVPDKKRAFSETFRVLKPGGHFSISDVVIKGELPETLKQEAEMYAGCVSGAINKEEYLDIVKETGFVNIQVQKEKLIRLPDETLLNYISGEELKSFKESGTGIYSITLYAEKPQIQFEKTGLQEAETLAADTTCGCDAGCCK; this comes from the coding sequence ATGCAAACATCAGATCAACTCAAACAAATTGTAAAAGAAAAGTACAGCGAAATTGCGCTGCAAAGTAAGGAAACCAACCAGACTTCCTGTTGTGGTTCTGGCTGTTGCAGTCCGACAGATGCCATTCCCTTTGCCGAAGATTACTCAAGCCTGGCAGGTTATACGGAAGAAGCAGACTTAGGCTTAGGGTGTGGATTGCCCACACAATTTGCGCAGATTAAACCGGGAGATACTGTAATAGATTTGGGTTCTGGTGCCGGAAATGATAGCTTTGTAGCCCGGGCGGAAACTGGTGCAGCAGGGAAAGTGATAGGCGTAGATATAACGGAAGCTATGATTGCCAAAGCCCGTTTGAATGCAGACAAACTAGGTTACAACAATGTAGAGTTCCGGTTGGGTGATATAGAAAACCTGCCTGTTGCTGATAATCTGGCCGATGTGGTGGTGAGTAATTGCGTATTAAACCTAGTGCCAGACAAAAAACGTGCGTTCAGCGAAACTTTCCGGGTACTAAAACCAGGCGGGCATTTTAGCATTTCGGATGTAGTTATCAAGGGAGAGTTGCCGGAAACTTTAAAACAGGAAGCAGAAATGTATGCCGGTTGTGTATCCGGGGCAATTAATAAAGAGGAATACCTGGATATTGTGAAGGAAACTGGTTTTGTAAACATTCAGGTGCAGAAAGAAAAACTGATCCGTTTGCCTGATGAAACGTTATTAAACTATATTTCTGGGGAAGAACTAAAATCCTTCAAAGAATCTGGTACAGGTATTTACAGTATAACTTTGTACGCTGAGAAACCACAAATCCAGTTTGAGAAAACAGGTTTACAAGAAGCAGAAACCCTGGCAGCAGATACTACTTGCGGCTGTGATGCAGGGTGTTGCAAATAA
- a CDS encoding class I SAM-dependent methyltransferase produces MKPLIDNFSAQSAQYLQFRPVYPQALLDFVITQVHSKKAAWDCGTGNGQVAIQLASSFGRVSATDISAAQLSQAPALPNLTYLQTRAEQTPFEPDSFDLITVAQAIHWFDFERFYQEVNRTGRKGGILAVWGYGLLQVNPEIDRVLMPFYKEKIGPYWDKERKYIDDHYQTIPFPFREIQAPTFAIQVQWDLSELTGYLQTWSSVQKYIFAHGENPVQALLLELRTHWLLPEEKKQVTFPLFMRIGYIDK; encoded by the coding sequence ATGAAACCCCTGATAGATAATTTTTCTGCACAATCGGCACAGTACCTACAATTCCGGCCAGTGTATCCACAAGCTTTGCTCGATTTTGTAATTACCCAGGTTCATTCGAAGAAAGCAGCCTGGGATTGTGGTACTGGAAACGGGCAGGTAGCCATACAACTAGCCAGTTCATTTGGCCGGGTAAGTGCTACAGATATTAGTGCTGCACAACTCAGCCAGGCACCTGCATTGCCAAATTTAACCTATTTGCAAACCAGAGCCGAACAAACTCCTTTTGAACCCGATTCTTTCGACCTGATCACCGTAGCCCAGGCCATTCACTGGTTCGACTTTGAGCGTTTTTATCAGGAAGTAAACCGCACTGGCCGGAAAGGTGGCATACTTGCTGTGTGGGGATATGGATTATTGCAGGTAAATCCGGAGATTGATCGTGTGTTGATGCCTTTCTATAAAGAAAAAATTGGCCCTTACTGGGATAAGGAAAGAAAATACATAGACGACCATTATCAGACCATTCCTTTTCCTTTCCGGGAAATACAGGCACCTACTTTTGCGATTCAAGTGCAATGGGATTTATCCGAACTGACAGGCTATCTACAAACCTGGTCGAGTGTGCAAAAATATATATTTGCCCATGGTGAAAATCCGGTGCAGGCATTACTGCTTGAATTAAGGACGCACTGGTTACTACCAGAAGAGAAAAAGCAAGTGACCTTTCCTTTGTTTATGCGGATCGGCTATATTGATAAATAA
- a CDS encoding Lrp/AsnC family transcriptional regulator — MNPAIKLDKIDYHLLELLQTNAKVTNAYLSKEIGLSQAAVFERVKRMEACGLIKNYYAQLDTKKAGLGITFFIQISLASNKKPHIDAFLEKIDQIDEVIECHHITGSGNFLLKVISRDLTSFQELLMEKMSNIEEISNLVSMVVLSVVKDSKVMPIPMPDVA, encoded by the coding sequence ATGAATCCAGCCATTAAACTCGATAAAATAGATTATCATTTGCTAGAATTATTGCAAACCAATGCAAAAGTGACCAATGCTTATCTTTCTAAGGAAATTGGTCTTTCACAGGCGGCTGTTTTTGAACGGGTAAAGCGAATGGAAGCCTGTGGCCTGATCAAAAATTATTATGCACAGCTCGATACCAAAAAGGCAGGCTTAGGCATTACTTTTTTTATTCAGATCTCATTGGCCAGCAATAAAAAACCTCATATTGATGCTTTTCTTGAAAAGATCGACCAGATCGATGAAGTAATTGAATGCCACCATATTACTGGTTCAGGTAATTTCCTGTTGAAAGTGATTTCCAGAGACCTTACTTCGTTTCAGGAATTGCTGATGGAAAAAATGAGCAATATTGAAGAGATCAGCAACCTGGTATCAATGGTCGTGCTCTCTGTAGTGAAAGACAGTAAAGTGATGCCGATTCCCATGCCAGATGTTGCTTAA
- a CDS encoding Nramp family divalent metal transporter translates to MSTQTKQPQTDPYQRTDLTLREPPKTFTETLRYLGPGFVLSAAIVGSGELIATTTLGAKAGFVTFWVIIVSCLVKVALQLEFGKHAIHSGESTMYSLNQLPGPRFGKAKANWSLWVWLFIQLFKFLQVGGIVGGVAIILNIIFPAITITFWAIIVTVITSLLVYKGYYTIVEKASLVMIGIFTIFTLASLFFLQYTSYAITWPQLQEGLSFRLPPATVAVAVAAFGITGVGGDEIMYYNYWCLEKGYAAYTGSYQNTPEWEHRARGWIKVMYIDALFAMVVYTSVTAAFYLLGAAVLHAKGSIPEGYAMVETLSQMYTETLGSWARSIFLAGAFVVLYSTLFAAAAAWIRIFSDNFGQMGWINFYNPGTRKKVMAWLAWIFPATWTILFLFIQLPVLMILIGGFVTSILLLVVVYAAIHFRYHRLPANLYPGKWYDATFWLSAVVIVLTALYGIFQVF, encoded by the coding sequence ATGTCCACACAAACCAAACAACCGCAAACCGACCCCTATCAACGAACGGACCTTACCCTGAGGGAACCTCCAAAAACATTTACAGAAACCCTGCGGTATTTAGGTCCAGGCTTTGTATTATCGGCGGCTATTGTAGGCTCTGGCGAACTCATTGCTACGACTACATTAGGGGCAAAAGCTGGCTTTGTTACCTTCTGGGTGATTATTGTAAGCTGTCTGGTAAAAGTGGCTTTGCAACTGGAATTCGGCAAACATGCCATCCACAGCGGAGAATCTACCATGTATTCGCTTAACCAGTTGCCTGGGCCCAGGTTTGGAAAGGCAAAAGCCAACTGGTCGTTGTGGGTTTGGTTGTTTATTCAGCTATTTAAATTTTTGCAGGTAGGTGGCATAGTGGGCGGCGTAGCAATTATCTTAAATATCATCTTTCCTGCCATTACAATTACCTTCTGGGCTATTATTGTAACGGTTATTACTTCTTTGCTAGTATACAAAGGCTATTATACAATAGTAGAAAAGGCCTCCCTGGTGATGATTGGGATTTTTACCATTTTCACACTGGCTTCCTTATTTTTCTTACAATACACCAGCTATGCCATTACCTGGCCGCAATTACAGGAAGGGCTAAGTTTTCGTTTGCCTCCGGCTACCGTAGCAGTGGCAGTAGCAGCCTTTGGAATTACAGGCGTGGGTGGCGACGAAATTATGTACTATAACTACTGGTGCCTGGAAAAAGGTTATGCCGCCTATACTGGTTCTTATCAGAATACGCCCGAATGGGAACATAGGGCAAGAGGCTGGATAAAAGTAATGTATATTGACGCCCTGTTTGCTATGGTTGTATACACTTCTGTAACGGCTGCCTTTTATCTATTGGGTGCAGCTGTTTTACATGCCAAAGGAAGTATTCCCGAAGGATATGCCATGGTGGAAACCCTCTCCCAAATGTACACAGAAACCCTGGGCAGCTGGGCAAGATCTATTTTTCTGGCAGGTGCTTTTGTGGTACTTTACTCTACCTTATTTGCTGCTGCTGCTGCCTGGATACGTATTTTTTCAGATAATTTCGGACAAATGGGCTGGATTAATTTTTACAACCCAGGTACCAGAAAAAAGGTAATGGCATGGCTTGCCTGGATCTTTCCGGCTACCTGGACCATCTTATTCCTCTTTATACAACTTCCGGTTCTGATGATCTTGATTGGAGGATTTGTTACTTCTATACTCTTATTGGTGGTTGTATATGCGGCCATTCATTTTCGTTACCACAGGTTGCCTGCAAATCTTTATCCGGGTAAATGGTATGATGCCACTTTCTGGTTAAGTGCTGTTGTGATTGTGCTCACGGCTTTGTATGGCATTTTTCAGGTATTTTAA
- a CDS encoding IS5 family transposase has protein sequence MQEKFSALTDPEWEVIKEIIDNQRKIKHEKRVIINALLWLLTTGSQWRNMESKYPPWQTIYYYFRQWKKRGIIEELLAFLAGRERKKAGRQALPSVLAIDSQSVKIIQFTSQDKGIDGNKKVNGRKRHLPVDCLGIPWAVHITAANISDTTAGYELAAKLKGKSARLHTLKADNGYTETFVEEVKKQYGWSVEIVQKPESVKGFVPAGGRWVVERSYGWLNFKRRLSRDFEKSTESSEAMLQLAFIDTLLKRKTE, from the coding sequence ATGCAAGAAAAATTCTCTGCGCTCACTGACCCTGAATGGGAAGTTATCAAGGAAATAATTGATAACCAAAGAAAGATTAAACATGAAAAACGGGTGATAATCAATGCACTGCTTTGGCTGCTAACTACGGGCAGCCAATGGCGCAATATGGAAAGTAAGTACCCACCCTGGCAAACCATTTACTATTATTTCAGGCAGTGGAAAAAGCGGGGCATTATTGAAGAGTTGTTAGCTTTTTTAGCAGGCAGAGAAAGAAAAAAAGCAGGCAGACAAGCCCTGCCAAGCGTGTTGGCCATTGATAGCCAAAGTGTTAAGATTATACAATTTACCAGTCAGGATAAAGGCATAGATGGCAATAAAAAAGTGAATGGCAGAAAAAGACATCTGCCTGTGGACTGTTTAGGTATCCCCTGGGCGGTGCATATTACAGCTGCTAATATATCAGACACCACAGCAGGATATGAGTTAGCAGCTAAGTTGAAGGGCAAGTCCGCCCGCCTGCATACCCTGAAAGCAGATAATGGCTACACAGAGACTTTTGTGGAAGAAGTGAAAAAACAATATGGATGGAGTGTAGAAATTGTACAAAAGCCTGAAAGCGTGAAAGGCTTTGTCCCGGCAGGGGGCCGTTGGGTAGTGGAACGTAGCTACGGATGGCTCAATTTTAAGCGTAGGTTGAGCCGTGATTTTGAAAAAAGCACAGAAAGTTCGGAAGCCATGCTACAATTAGCCTTTATTGATACTCTGCTCAAAAGAAAAACCGAATAA
- a CDS encoding GNAT family N-acetyltransferase — MKPLLATARTHLRQFAQSDLNDLYELNRDPEVMKYVGRKPLVSIYEAQLDLTRYLSYYVRASKLGVWACTEKESGTLIGLALLKKLEPTEEIEVGYRFHRSYWGKGFATEVCKALVEYGFTQVGLKKIVGITHPDNLASQKVLKKCGLSFERKWLYQQTEINYYSIYKNQFQA; from the coding sequence ATGAAACCTCTCTTGGCCACAGCAAGAACACACTTGCGTCAGTTTGCGCAATCTGATCTGAATGATTTGTATGAGCTAAACCGTGATCCGGAAGTAATGAAATATGTGGGCAGAAAACCATTAGTGAGTATTTATGAAGCGCAACTCGATCTTACCAGGTATCTCTCGTATTATGTACGGGCAAGTAAGTTGGGTGTATGGGCTTGTACAGAAAAGGAATCGGGCACTCTGATAGGTCTGGCTTTATTAAAGAAACTCGAACCAACAGAGGAAATTGAAGTAGGGTACCGTTTTCACCGCTCGTACTGGGGTAAGGGATTTGCAACCGAAGTATGCAAGGCGCTTGTTGAATATGGGTTTACCCAAGTAGGTTTGAAAAAAATTGTTGGAATCACCCATCCCGATAATCTGGCTTCGCAAAAAGTATTGAAGAAGTGCGGCTTATCTTTTGAGAGGAAATGGTTATATCAGCAAACGGAAATCAATTATTATTCCATTTATAAAAATCAGTTTCAGGCTTAA
- a CDS encoding peptidylprolyl isomerase, whose protein sequence is MKLNLLHVFFCVSGILLSVSSLAQTAEQAAFNEKESLAKARMIYKKLKQGEDFETLARVYSNDPGSAKVGGELGFAKPGKMVPPYEKVALSLNEGEISKPVKSEFGYHIIQLLEKSSDGYKSRHILIRAQ, encoded by the coding sequence ATGAAACTGAATCTGCTACATGTTTTTTTCTGTGTATCCGGCATTTTATTATCTGTTTCCAGTCTGGCGCAAACCGCAGAACAAGCCGCTTTTAACGAAAAAGAATCGTTGGCAAAAGCCAGAATGATCTATAAAAAACTCAAGCAAGGAGAGGATTTCGAAACATTGGCCCGCGTGTATTCTAACGACCCAGGATCGGCCAAAGTAGGAGGTGAATTAGGTTTTGCTAAACCTGGCAAGATGGTTCCGCCTTATGAAAAAGTAGCTTTGTCTTTAAATGAAGGAGAGATTTCTAAGCCGGTAAAAAGTGAATTTGGCTACCACATTATTCAATTACTTGAAAAAAGTTCTGATGGGTATAAAAGCCGTCATATCTTAATAAGGGCACAATGA
- the xseB gene encoding exodeoxyribonuclease VII small subunit, producing the protein MEQPNQPANFSLEHAFKRIKEIQTLLQGGALPFEESLRLFEEGEKLIQQSQQYLSQAELNIQYLTGEKPAENE; encoded by the coding sequence ATGGAACAGCCAAACCAGCCAGCCAATTTTTCACTGGAACATGCTTTTAAACGGATTAAAGAAATTCAGACTTTATTACAAGGCGGAGCCCTCCCCTTTGAGGAATCATTACGACTGTTTGAAGAAGGAGAAAAACTGATTCAGCAGAGCCAGCAGTATCTGAGCCAGGCCGAACTCAACATACAATACCTGACCGGAGAAAAACCTGCTGAAAACGAATAA
- a CDS encoding emp24/gp25L/p24 family protein, giving the protein MKTQINNVFKGMMAVALVLTLGTGATFAQGTSANSATALAKGPLVLAPKSLAVAVFQVENTLKFKVHLENYATNDVTIKIRNGANKVIYQDKVKDVSKYIRKFDFSTMADGEYTFEVSNRKETYTKAISLQTLSARSLQINE; this is encoded by the coding sequence ATGAAAACTCAAATCAATAACGTATTTAAAGGCATGATGGCGGTAGCCCTGGTGCTTACATTAGGAACAGGTGCTACTTTTGCACAAGGCACATCCGCTAACTCGGCTACAGCCCTCGCTAAAGGTCCACTTGTGTTAGCGCCTAAAAGCCTGGCCGTGGCTGTATTTCAGGTAGAAAACACACTAAAATTTAAAGTACACCTGGAAAACTATGCAACCAACGATGTAACTATTAAAATCAGGAACGGAGCTAACAAAGTAATCTATCAGGATAAAGTAAAAGATGTTTCTAAATACATCCGTAAGTTTGATTTCAGTACAATGGCCGATGGTGAATATACATTTGAAGTATCAAACCGCAAAGAAACATATACCAAAGCCATCAGTTTACAAACGCTGTCTGCCCGTTCCCTGCAGATCAATGAGTAA
- the trxB gene encoding thioredoxin-disulfide reductase — protein sequence MEHLQCLIIGAGPAGYTAAIYASRANLKPVMYVGNQPGGQLTTTNDVENYPGFPDGVTGPEMMELFKKQAERFGTDVQYGVVTAVDFSSHPHKVVIDDEKTVSADTVIIATGATAKWLGIPSESKLNGSGVSACAVCDGFFYRGHDVAIVGAGDTACEEALYLSKLCKTVHMLIRRDTMRASKIMQQRVLNTPNIIVHWNTETDEILGDFTVNGVRIKNTVTGETQEIPIHGFFVAIGHQPNTHVFSKYITLDEQGYIITQPDSTKTNIPGVFACGDVQDRHYRQAITAAGSGCMAALEAERYLVAIETPVTNVVA from the coding sequence ATGGAACATCTTCAATGCTTGATAATTGGTGCCGGCCCTGCCGGATATACAGCGGCTATTTACGCTTCCAGAGCTAACCTTAAACCTGTCATGTATGTGGGCAATCAGCCGGGAGGCCAGCTTACCACTACCAATGATGTAGAAAATTATCCTGGTTTCCCGGATGGCGTAACTGGCCCTGAAATGATGGAATTATTCAAAAAACAGGCAGAGCGGTTTGGTACAGATGTACAGTATGGGGTAGTAACAGCTGTAGATTTCTCCAGCCATCCTCACAAAGTTGTCATTGACGATGAGAAAACAGTTTCTGCGGATACTGTGATTATTGCTACCGGCGCTACTGCCAAGTGGCTGGGTATTCCTTCCGAGTCAAAACTGAATGGAAGTGGCGTATCTGCTTGTGCTGTGTGTGACGGATTCTTTTACCGGGGGCATGATGTAGCCATTGTAGGTGCCGGAGATACAGCTTGTGAAGAAGCCTTATATTTATCTAAGCTTTGTAAAACGGTGCATATGCTGATACGGAGAGATACTATGCGTGCTTCTAAAATCATGCAGCAACGGGTATTGAATACGCCTAATATAATTGTACATTGGAATACCGAAACAGACGAAATTCTGGGAGACTTTACGGTAAATGGGGTACGTATCAAAAATACAGTGACAGGCGAAACACAGGAAATTCCAATTCATGGATTCTTTGTGGCCATTGGCCATCAGCCGAATACACATGTGTTTAGCAAGTATATTACCCTTGATGAGCAAGGATATATTATTACCCAGCCGGATTCTACTAAAACCAATATACCTGGCGTATTTGCCTGTGGCGATGTTCAGGACAGACATTACCGGCAAGCCATTACTGCTGCCGGTTCTGGTTGTATGGCTGCTCTGGAAGCAGAACGTTACCTGGTAGCTATAGAAACTCCGGTTACTAATGTGGTAGCCTAG
- a CDS encoding alpha/beta fold hydrolase, with product MSSNADLAYQLSGKGYPVVFLHGFCESKQVWENFAPNLQETFTTLIPDMPGFGESTGNTHYTNVEEMAGEVAKLLATLSINSCVIVAHSLGGYVALALAEKHPLLVKGLCLFHSTAYADSEEKKHTRNKTADFIEKNGLEPFAESFVPPLFFKGKRETLAPDMEKARQMVIQTPKETAVAVTKAMRDRPDRTQVLKEANYPVLFIAGREDEAVPLEAAKSQFFLPKRSIVHILPETAHMGMFERPRETVLIVSQFCDLCYSSMAVSK from the coding sequence ATGTCATCAAACGCTGATCTGGCTTACCAACTTTCCGGAAAGGGATATCCGGTTGTGTTTCTACATGGTTTCTGCGAGAGCAAACAAGTCTGGGAAAATTTTGCTCCTAACCTTCAGGAAACTTTTACTACACTCATTCCGGATATGCCAGGATTTGGAGAAAGCACAGGCAATACCCATTATACAAATGTGGAGGAGATGGCTGGAGAAGTGGCTAAACTTCTTGCAACACTTTCGATTAATTCTTGTGTGATCGTTGCCCATTCTCTGGGTGGCTATGTAGCGCTTGCCCTGGCTGAAAAGCATCCGTTACTAGTAAAAGGTTTGTGTCTGTTTCATTCTACAGCCTATGCCGATAGTGAGGAAAAGAAACATACCCGGAATAAAACCGCCGATTTTATCGAAAAAAATGGTCTTGAACCTTTTGCAGAAAGTTTTGTACCACCCTTATTCTTTAAAGGAAAACGTGAAACTCTTGCCCCTGATATGGAGAAAGCCCGCCAGATGGTAATACAAACGCCTAAAGAAACAGCCGTAGCCGTTACCAAAGCCATGCGGGATCGGCCAGATCGGACACAGGTGTTGAAGGAAGCCAATTATCCGGTGCTGTTCATTGCCGGGCGTGAAGATGAAGCCGTTCCACTCGAAGCAGCCAAATCTCAGTTTTTTCTCCCCAAACGGAGTATTGTACACATACTCCCCGAAACGGCGCACATGGGCATGTTTGAACGTCCCCGAGAGACAGTATTGATTGTATCGCAATTTTGTGACCTATGCTATTCTAGTATGGCAGTAAGCAAATAG